In Chitinophagaceae bacterium, the DNA window CTGTATATTAAAAGATATGCGCAGGTTTCTTTTATCACACCACTTAGCAGCAATGGAATTGATGGCTACAAATACATGCATTATTTTTCACTCAATGTGCTGCAGGGTTATAACGGCGCTTTGGAAGGTGCTGAATTTGGTGGACTTCTAAATGGACTGAAAGGCTATGCAATTGGTGCACAGTTTGGTGGTCTTGCAAATTATGTCGGCGGTAATTTGACGGGAGCTCAGTTTGGCGGACTTGCCAATTATGTTGGCGGTTATGCCAAAGGCGCACAATTCGGAGGATTGGTGAATGTGAGTGAATCTTTGGAAGGTGCAGCGTTTGCCGGAATCACCAACATCAGTCGTACGTATGTAAACGGTTTACAAACTGCCGGCATTGTAAATATTGCTGTCGATAGTTTAAATGGTGCACAGATTGCCGGCATTGTTAATATGCAGAGTTCGGACAAGAAATCGAATTCATGGCAGATTGCCGGCATTGGAAACGTATCGCTGGCGAAAACAAAAGGCGGACAAATTGGTGGTGTATTTAATCTTGCCAATCAACTGACCGGAGGACAAATCGGACTTATTAATTTGGGAAAGAAGGTCAATGGATTTCAAATCGGACTCATTAACATTTCAGACACAATTAATGGTGCTGCTATTGGTTTGATCAGCGTAAGTTCTGATGGCATTTTTGATGTGGATGTATGGAGCAGTGACTTCCTGACCTTTAACGGTGGCATCAGGGTAGGAACCAGAAATATCTATAACATTTACGCATATGGCGTTTCACCTTTCAATGATGAACTACCTTTTGGATTTGGAGTAGGAATAGGCGGACACATCCCTTTGAAGAAGTTTTTTGTGGATATTGATGGAATGGCCTGGTCGATGCACCGTAGTTATGTGAGTTTTTCAAGGGTTAATATGATCAACACTTTACGCGTAATGGGTGGATTTACAATCAATAAGTACTTGAGTGTTTTTGCCGGCCCTACCTTCAATGTGAGTGTGCAGGATAACAGGTATGATCCTTTTCTGCCCAATTATTTTTATGAAAACGTGAGTGACAATACTACTGTAAGATTAGCGCCAGGATTTGTTGCAGGTATCAGGATTTTCTGATTTTGATTTGATCACTGATTCAAAAATTTCATTGTTATAAAATGACGTCATTTTTTTTGAACCTCCATATCCTGCAAAAGCTTATCAGGCAAATGATGCGTCGTTAGTTGAATAAAACAACGTTCATTCAAAGTTTCTGAATTGTATTGGTGACCGGCATTGCCGTAACCATATAACCATTTGACCATTTAGTTTTATTCAAAACATAGATTCACATTTGAAAATCCAACCTTTTGAAAGCAAATCCGCCATTATATTTAACCCGATTCTCCCCTTGAAACGATTATATTTGCGCCTCAAAAAAAATAGCGCATCATGGGTTTACAGTGTGGGATTGTAGGTTTACCGAATGTAGGGAAGTCAACTTTATTCAATGCATTATCGAATGCGAAGGCGCAAGCGGCCAATTTTCCATTCTGCACGATTGAACCTAATATAGGTGTGATAACAGTACCTGACCAGCGGCTTACAGAATTGGCTAAACTGGTGAACCCGAAAAAAATCGTTCCCACCACTGTAGAGATTGTTGACATTGCCGGACTCGTGAAAGGTGCGAGTAAGGGAGAAGGATTGGGCAATCAGTTTCTTGGGAATATACGCAGCACGGATGCCATTATTCACGTAGTGCGTTGCTTTGATGACGATAATGTGATTCATGTGGATGGTTCTGTAAATCCGGTTCGTGACAAGGAAATTATTGACACCGAATTGCAATTGAAGGACCTCGAGACTGTTGAGAAGCGGATTGCCAAACAGGAAAAAGTTTCGCGAACCGGTGATCGTGATGCTAAACGAATCATGGAATCATTACAGGCTTATAAATCACATCTGGAAGCCGGAAAATCAGCGCGTAGTGTTTCTTTGAGTGAAGAAGACAAAGCTTCAGTTGCCGATATGTTTTTGCTCACCGCAAAACCGGTGTTATACGTTTGCAACGTGGATGAAGGATCGGTTATTAACGGAAATAAATACACACAGCAATTGATAGCAGCAGTGAAAGAGGAAGATGCGGAATTACTTTTTATCAGCGCCGCTATCGAAGCTGACATTGCACTTTTAGAAAGTTTTGAAGACCGAAAAGCATTCTTGCACGACCTTGGGTTGGAGGAATCAGGAGTTCAGAAGCTGATTCACGGAGCATATCATTTATTAAAGCTGCGCACTTATTTTACTGCGGGTGTTCAGGAAGTGCGTGCATGGACTATTAAAAACGGGATGGTTGCACCGCAAGCGGCCGGTGTTATTCATTCTGATTTTGAAAAAGGATTTATCCGCGCTGAAGTAATTGCTTATGATGATTTCATAAAATATGGCAGCGAAGCAAAATGTCGTGAAGTTGGAAGATTGCGTGTGGAAGGCAAAGAATATGTGGTGGCGGATGGAGATGTGATGCATTTTCTCTTCAACGTTTGAAGAGTTGGAGGGTTTGAAGGGTTTAAGGGTTTGAAGGGTTTGAAGGGTTTATGGGTTTGAAGGGTTTGAAGTGTTTGAAGGGTTTATGTAGTTTGGAATGTTTATCTTGTATTTTCAGTTATTATTTGATATTTAAGAAGCTATGTATGGCAACTATTAAATTGTTTGAAGAGCTTGAAATATGGCAAATGGCAAGAAAATATTCCAAGCTTATTTTTAAGTTAAGCAGCTCTGGGGAATTTTCGCGTGACTTTAAGTTCAAAAGTCAGATTCTTAGTGCCGCGGGATCAATAATGGACAATATTGCTGAAGGATTTGAAAGAGGCGGTAAACTTGAGTTTATCCAGTTTCTTTCAATAGCGAAAGGTTCATGTGGCGAAACGCAATCTCAAGGTTACCGTGCCTTTGACTTCAATTATATTAGTGAGGATGAATTAAATCAACTTGAAATCAGCGCCAAAGAATTGGGTAGTAAAATTGGTAATCTAATTACCTATTTAAATAAATCAATAATCAAAGGATCAAAATTTAAAGACAGAAGGATTTAAAGCAGCGTCAAAAACATTTTAAACCGAAACTGATTTCTTGTAGACTTTCAATAGAAGCCAAAACCCTTCAAACCCTTCAAACTTTTCAAACCCTTCAATCCCTTCCCATGATCATCATCACCGGAGCCGCCGGCTTCATCGGATCTTGTCTGGTCGCAAGACTGAATGAAGAGAAAATTTATCATCTTGGTTTAGTAGATGATTTCTCTTCAGAGAAAAAAAAGCGCAACTACGAGAACAAGCGTTTTCTCAACATCATTGAGCGGAATGAATTTATTGACTGGTTCGACTTGCAGCACGATTCCATTGAATTTGTTTTTCACCTTGGTGCACGAACGGATACGACTGAATTAAGCACGCAGATTTTTGATGACCTTAACCTTAACTATTCCAAAGATATCTGGACGCGGTGCGTGAAGTACAGCATCCCGCTGGTATATGCATCATCTGCGGCAACCTACGGAGCAGGAGAAGTGGGTTACGATGATAATGATGCCATTGTACCACAACTGAAACCTTTAAATCCTTATGGTATTTCAAAAAATGAATTTGATAAATGGGTTTTGCACCAGGCGGAGACACCGCCTTTCTGGTGTGGATTGAAATTTTTTAATGTTTACGGTCCCAATGAATACCACAAATCACGTATGGCATCGGTGATTTTTCATGGATTCAATCAGATCAAAGAAAATGGCAGCTTAAAATTATTCCGATCGCATCGTCCTGATTTTGAAGATGGAAAACAACTGCGTGATTTTGTATACGTGAAGGATGTTACCGAAGTGATGCTGTTCTTTTTTCGCC includes these proteins:
- the ychF gene encoding redox-regulated ATPase YchF; translated protein: MGLQCGIVGLPNVGKSTLFNALSNAKAQAANFPFCTIEPNIGVITVPDQRLTELAKLVNPKKIVPTTVEIVDIAGLVKGASKGEGLGNQFLGNIRSTDAIIHVVRCFDDDNVIHVDGSVNPVRDKEIIDTELQLKDLETVEKRIAKQEKVSRTGDRDAKRIMESLQAYKSHLEAGKSARSVSLSEEDKASVADMFLLTAKPVLYVCNVDEGSVINGNKYTQQLIAAVKEEDAELLFISAAIEADIALLESFEDRKAFLHDLGLEESGVQKLIHGAYHLLKLRTYFTAGVQEVRAWTIKNGMVAPQAAGVIHSDFEKGFIRAEVIAYDDFIKYGSEAKCREVGRLRVEGKEYVVADGDVMHFLFNV
- the rfaD gene encoding ADP-glyceromanno-heptose 6-epimerase, with the translated sequence MIIITGAAGFIGSCLVARLNEEKIYHLGLVDDFSSEKKKRNYENKRFLNIIERNEFIDWFDLQHDSIEFVFHLGARTDTTELSTQIFDDLNLNYSKDIWTRCVKYSIPLVYASSAATYGAGEVGYDDNDAIVPQLKPLNPYGISKNEFDKWVLHQAETPPFWCGLKFFNVYGPNEYHKSRMASVIFHGFNQIKENGSLKLFRSHRPDFEDGKQLRDFVYVKDVTEVMLFFFRHQIKSGIYNLGTGKARTFLDLTNATFSAMQLNPSIEWIDMPADIRDKYQYFTEANMKKLTDSGYTKPFYSLEEGVKDYVQQYLSQGKIW
- a CDS encoding four helix bundle protein; this encodes MATIKLFEELEIWQMARKYSKLIFKLSSSGEFSRDFKFKSQILSAAGSIMDNIAEGFERGGKLEFIQFLSIAKGSCGETQSQGYRAFDFNYISEDELNQLEISAKELGSKIGNLITYLNKSIIKGSKFKDRRI